One part of the Sardina pilchardus chromosome 5, fSarPil1.1, whole genome shotgun sequence genome encodes these proteins:
- the LOC134079454 gene encoding uncharacterized protein LOC134079454 produces MDPTIMENRLRFMMHIYIACLQCIRGTTQALLILVEDFNRLLLLLQQCNTRPSQAYLGLPMPEAPQTQRGCWMKVRSRDWWDRVVLQEFTDEDWKANFRMSRQSFAKLCDLMKEVMKPDDNPVRQPVPLNMRVAIVLYKLASCAEYRVVANQFGVHKSTVLKFVTLFCKGMVTSVMHQLIRTPTLEEARRTARRFEEKFHLPQIIGCIDGTHIPILAPSDGFKDFVNRKGWPSYVLQAVVDDTYRFWNISCKMPGSAHDANVLRQSVLFEKAHLLPKDPKDIHGTSVDFYLLGDPAYPLLPWIMKGYISSPRQTPEQESFNVYLSSARTTVEIAFGRLKSRWRVLLKRSDFHFTLAPYVIATCCALHNFCESEKETMMPTWLEEAVQFEEQLPQPGARPHNTGESGVAQRVRQTLTEYMAALHPLRRREL; encoded by the exons ATGGATCCAACCATTATGGAGAACCGGTTGCGATTTATGATGCACATTTACATTGCCTGTCTGCAATGTATCAGGGGGACTACCCAGGCCCTCCTGATACTAGTTGAAGACTTTAATAGGTTACTTTTGTTATTGCAACAATGCAACACAAGACCAAGCCAAGCATATTTGGGCCTTCCAATGCCCGAAGCACCACAAACCCAGCGAGGGTGCTGGATGAAAGTCAGGAGCAGAGATTGGTGGGACAGGGTTGTCCTACAGGAGTTTACGGACGAAGATTGGAAGGCAAACTTTCGCATGTCCCGTCAATCCTTTGCAAAACTGTGCGACTTAATGAAGGAAGTAATGAAGCCGGATGACAACCCTGTCCGTCAACCAGTTCCTCTAAATATGCGTGTTGCTATTGTGCTTTACAAATTGGCTAGCTGCGCAGAATATCGAGTCGTAGCAAATCAATTTGGTGTACACAAATCAACAGTTTTAAAATTCGTGACGCTGTTTTGTAAGGGCATGGTCACATCTGTGATGCACCAACTAATCCGTACGCCTACACTGGAGGAGGCTAGAAGAACAGCCCGGCGTTTTGAAGAGAAATTTCACCTTCCTCAGATAATTGGCTGTATCGACGGAACACACATTCCCATACTTGCACCAAGCGACGGGTTTAAAGACTTCGTAAACAGGAAAGGTTGGCCATCATATGTCCTCCAAGCTGTCGTCGACGACACGTATCG ATTTTGGAACATTAGTTGCAAAATGCCTGGGAGTGCCCATGACGCAAATGTGTTAAGACAATCTGTCTTATTTGAAAAAGCACATCTGCTGCCAAAG gaCCCTAAAGACATCCATGGGACGTCAGTAGATTTTTATCTGCTTGGTGACCCGGCCTACCCACTCCTGCCATGGATCATGAAAGGCTACATATCTTCCCCTAGACAAACCCCAGAGCAGGAGTCCTTCAATGTCTACCTGAGTTCTGCCAGGACCACAGTCGAGATAGCTTTTGGAAGACTGAAGTCACGGTGGAGGGTGTTACTGAAGCGGAGTGACTTTCACTTCACGCTAGCGCCATATGTAATTGCCACATGCTGCGCTTTGCATAACTTCTGCGAATCAGAAAAGGAGACCATGATGCCAACCTGGTTGGAAGAGGCAGTGCAGTTTGAGGAGCAGCTGCCACAACCTGGAGCTCGACCCCACAACACTGGGGAGTCCGGTGTGGCGCAGAGGGTCAGACAGACCCTAACAGAATACATGGCAGCCCTCCATCCGCTTCGACGTAGGGAGCTTTAA